From one Sphingomonas sp. BT-65 genomic stretch:
- a CDS encoding polyphosphate kinase 2 family protein, which produces MKIDLSDYEKGDKFVGDYDQALAEVQERLERIQVAHIVHERAAILVLEGWDAAGKGGIIKRLTGQWDPRFFEVMPISAPSENELAHHFLWRFWTRLPAKGHIAIFDRSWYGRVLVERVEGYASKAEWQRGYDEINDFEAQQIEAGATMVKLFVHITQEKQDKELTERLDDPWKRWKTGPDDFRNRARRADYLDAIEEMFERTSTRHAPWTVIDGNSRKAARIAALTAIADQLEAKVPMKPPAIDLAFEKMALAALAGK; this is translated from the coding sequence ATGAAAATCGATCTCAGCGACTATGAAAAGGGCGACAAGTTCGTCGGCGACTATGACCAGGCCCTGGCCGAGGTGCAGGAGCGGCTGGAGCGCATCCAGGTGGCGCATATCGTGCACGAGCGCGCCGCGATCCTGGTGCTCGAAGGGTGGGACGCGGCGGGGAAGGGCGGGATCATCAAGCGGCTGACCGGGCAATGGGACCCGCGCTTCTTCGAGGTGATGCCGATCAGCGCGCCGAGCGAGAATGAGCTGGCGCATCATTTCCTGTGGCGCTTCTGGACGCGGCTGCCGGCCAAGGGCCACATCGCGATCTTCGATCGCAGCTGGTACGGCCGCGTGCTGGTCGAGCGGGTCGAAGGCTACGCCAGCAAAGCCGAGTGGCAGCGCGGCTATGACGAGATCAACGACTTCGAGGCGCAGCAGATCGAGGCTGGCGCGACGATGGTGAAGCTGTTCGTTCATATTACGCAGGAGAAGCAGGACAAGGAGCTGACGGAGCGGCTCGACGATCCGTGGAAACGCTGGAAAACGGGCCCCGACGATTTCCGCAACCGCGCGCGGCGGGCGGACTATCTCGACGCGATCGAGGAGATGTTCGAGCGGACGAGCACCCGGCACGCGCCATGGACGGTGATCGACGGCAACAGCCGCAAGGCGGCGCGGATCGCCGCGCTCACCGCGATCGCCGACCAGCTGGAGGCCAAGGTGCCGATGAAGCCGCCTGCGATCGACCTCGCGTTCGAGAAGATGGCGCTGGCGGCGCTGGCGGGGAAGTAG
- a CDS encoding acylphosphatase: protein MSAQRLVIEGRVQRVGYRDWAVRTAHQLGVIGWVRNLQDGRVEILADGEDMALDTFVDRCREGPVMAHVERVDAMPAEAGNVKGFTKRFTA, encoded by the coding sequence ATGAGTGCTCAGCGTTTGGTGATCGAGGGGCGCGTGCAGCGCGTCGGCTATCGGGATTGGGCAGTGCGCACTGCGCACCAGCTCGGCGTGATCGGGTGGGTCCGCAATCTTCAGGACGGGCGGGTCGAGATTCTGGCGGACGGCGAGGACATGGCGCTCGACACCTTTGTCGACCGCTGCCGCGAAGGGCCGGTGATGGCGCATGTCGAGCGGGTCGACGCGATGCCGGCGGAAGCGGGTAATGTGAAGGGCTTCACCAAGCGCTTCACCGCCTGA